A genomic window from Sulfurospirillum oryzae includes:
- a CDS encoding LysE family transporter, with translation MQLDIWLTMLVASILISVSPGAGAVVSMNYGLKYGLKRSYAAIMGLQMGLFVQTFVVVIGLGSLIMSSLLLFNIIKWIGVVYLVFLGVMKFIEKPHLPNDAEQIKAFSASKAFIQATLINLTNIKATVFLVAFIPQFLNPNEPLLGQFVIICATLICVDIIVMTGYSSLASRLKNVIKSIRAIKIQNRLTGAFLLLAAFFISTAKRA, from the coding sequence ATGCAACTCGATATTTGGCTTACGATGCTCGTCGCCTCCATTCTCATTAGTGTCTCTCCTGGTGCTGGAGCTGTTGTCTCTATGAACTATGGACTCAAATACGGACTTAAGCGCTCTTATGCCGCTATTATGGGGCTTCAGATGGGCCTTTTTGTGCAAACGTTTGTTGTCGTTATCGGGCTTGGATCTCTCATTATGAGTTCATTGCTTCTTTTTAATATCATTAAATGGATTGGCGTGGTGTACTTGGTCTTTTTGGGGGTTATGAAGTTTATTGAAAAACCACATTTACCAAACGATGCAGAGCAGATCAAAGCTTTTTCCGCTTCCAAAGCGTTTATTCAAGCCACATTGATTAACCTGACCAACATCAAAGCAACGGTCTTTTTGGTTGCGTTTATTCCCCAATTTCTCAATCCAAATGAACCACTTTTGGGGCAGTTTGTCATCATCTGCGCAACACTCATTTGTGTGGATATTATTGTCATGACAGGCTATAGTTCTTTAGCTTCACGCCTTAAAAATGTCATTAAGTCTATTCGCGCCATCAAGATTCAAAACCGTCTTACAGGAGCTTTTTTACTCCTTGCAGCCTTTTTTATCTCAACGGCAAAACGCGCTTAA
- a CDS encoding arsenate reductase family protein, with protein sequence MIKVYGITTCGSVKKAIAFFKAKVVPYAFIDLKSTQISEAKLKEWLSKQPMSVIFNTKGTKFKTLGLSKEMDDTEKGSWLLREQLLFKRPIVECEDGALLVGFDEEVYTKKFV encoded by the coding sequence ATGATCAAAGTGTATGGTATTACGACGTGTGGTAGTGTCAAAAAGGCGATTGCTTTTTTTAAAGCGAAGGTTGTTCCTTATGCGTTCATAGACCTTAAAAGTACGCAGATCAGTGAAGCAAAACTAAAAGAGTGGCTAAGTAAGCAACCCATGTCGGTTATCTTTAATACCAAAGGAACGAAGTTTAAAACTTTGGGGCTTAGTAAAGAGATGGACGATACAGAAAAAGGAAGTTGGCTTTTAAGGGAGCAGCTACTTTTTAAACGCCCCATCGTTGAGTGTGAAGATGGAGCGCTTTTGGTTGGTTTTGACGAAGAAGTTTATACGAAAAAATTTGTTTAA
- a CDS encoding sensor histidine kinase: MQHFKNLKFRLIGTLGVVLFTLFYSFGYIVVHTLESSYKQSLEATLFTVLKDIKHDFTQRTDKETITLDDNKAEFDIPVLYAQIVAYDSLSNTPQILNKSSDLKGEILKIEPTIVQQIFDNPEKIVFSMMSDTKLTQRKIYIGTIFLAQNEFQMLFLQCAMPYDKHTPQIKEMISTLWMGLSLLLAIILVVAYILISKSLSNVQKVTNTAKAITAHDVHSIIPQTHIAYEIDDLIDTFNTLLSELQNAYAQVKQFGQNASHELKTPLTIIKGEVDVGLRKERSAEEYQQILKKVAKEVITLHEVIEKILFLSSTTKNELKHHFSEVYLDEILIDAIEEKRPLSEQKNLHLHVNTLEAVSVLGNAALLKIVIANLIDNAIKYSTAPATIEIALFPHELHIKDEGLGIKKEELAHVFEQFYRGDESKQTTQGSGLGLAIVKNILDLHDFGISLQSQEGVGTHIFVTF, from the coding sequence ATGCAACACTTTAAAAATCTTAAATTCAGACTGATTGGCACACTCGGAGTTGTTTTATTTACCCTCTTTTATAGCTTTGGATATATCGTTGTGCATACCCTTGAAAGCTCCTATAAACAGTCATTAGAAGCTACGCTTTTTACGGTTTTAAAAGATATTAAACACGATTTTACGCAACGAACAGATAAAGAGACGATCACCCTTGATGACAACAAGGCAGAGTTTGATATACCTGTCTTATATGCGCAAATAGTGGCATACGATAGCCTGTCAAATACCCCACAAATTCTTAATAAATCGAGTGACCTCAAAGGTGAAATTCTCAAAATAGAGCCCACCATTGTTCAACAAATATTTGACAATCCCGAGAAAATCGTTTTTTCAATGATGTCAGATACAAAACTAACACAGCGTAAAATCTATATTGGAACGATTTTTTTAGCCCAAAATGAGTTCCAAATGCTCTTTTTACAATGTGCTATGCCGTATGACAAACATACTCCCCAAATCAAAGAGATGATCTCTACCCTTTGGATGGGGCTCTCGTTATTGCTAGCCATCATTTTAGTAGTCGCTTATATTTTAATTTCAAAATCACTCTCAAACGTTCAAAAAGTTACCAATACAGCCAAAGCAATAACAGCTCACGATGTACACTCTATCATCCCGCAAACGCATATTGCTTACGAGATCGATGATCTGATCGATACATTTAACACACTTTTGAGTGAGCTTCAAAATGCCTACGCTCAAGTCAAACAGTTTGGACAAAACGCTTCACATGAGCTCAAAACACCTCTTACCATCATCAAAGGGGAAGTTGACGTGGGTCTGCGTAAAGAGCGCAGTGCAGAAGAGTACCAACAGATTTTGAAAAAAGTCGCTAAAGAGGTCATCACGCTGCATGAAGTCATCGAAAAAATTCTCTTTTTATCCAGCACTACCAAGAATGAGCTGAAACACCATTTTAGTGAAGTCTATTTGGACGAAATACTTATTGACGCCATCGAAGAAAAGCGCCCTTTAAGTGAGCAGAAAAATCTGCATTTACATGTAAACACTTTAGAAGCTGTCAGTGTCTTAGGCAATGCTGCTCTTTTAAAAATTGTCATTGCCAATCTCATCGACAATGCCATTAAATACTCAACGGCTCCGGCGACCATTGAGATCGCTCTTTTCCCACATGAACTTCACATCAAAGACGAAGGGTTGGGAATCAAGAAAGAAGAGTTAGCACATGTTTTTGAGCAGTTTTACAGAGGCGATGAGAGTAAACAAACGACTCAAGGAAGCGGGCTTGGACTTGCGATCGTCAAAAACATTCTCGACTTGCATGATTTTGGTATTTCACTTCAAAGCCAAGAAGGAGTTGGCACACATATTTTTGTAACATTCTAA
- a CDS encoding TIGR01777 family oxidoreductase: MKVAISGASGFVANALKKRFPNFVVIERKDDVEAIKQKLEGVGAVFNLSGAPIVARWNEAYKKVLYTSRIETTKKLVEAINQSEIEHFISTSAVGIYPNNTPCDERTLPLGDDFLGKLAQDWEAEALKCTKLTTILRFGVVLGPDGGALSKMLPAFKLGLGGIIGDGRMMTSWIDIDDLVAIYAFVLEHQCEGIYNATAPQPLSNYDFTKILGKVLHRPTFLPIPSFMIKLLFGEGSTVLLDSKEVYPKALLEKGFTFKYGELEKSLIKILA, translated from the coding sequence ATGAAAGTAGCCATCAGCGGAGCGAGCGGTTTTGTTGCCAATGCACTCAAAAAAAGATTCCCAAATTTTGTCGTGATTGAGCGAAAAGATGACGTGGAAGCTATCAAGCAAAAACTTGAAGGGGTAGGTGCTGTTTTTAATCTCTCGGGTGCGCCCATCGTTGCGAGATGGAATGAGGCGTATAAAAAAGTGCTTTACACAAGTCGTATTGAGACAACTAAGAAGCTTGTCGAAGCGATCAATCAAAGTGAAATAGAGCATTTTATCTCCACCTCTGCGGTAGGCATTTACCCCAATAACACACCTTGCGATGAGCGAACCCTTCCTTTAGGCGATGATTTTTTAGGAAAGCTTGCGCAGGATTGGGAAGCGGAAGCTTTAAAATGTACGAAACTCACCACCATTTTACGTTTTGGTGTTGTGCTAGGTCCTGATGGAGGAGCACTCTCCAAAATGCTACCTGCTTTTAAACTAGGACTTGGAGGCATTATTGGCGATGGGCGAATGATGACCAGTTGGATTGATATTGACGATCTTGTTGCCATTTATGCTTTTGTGTTGGAGCACCAATGCGAGGGCATTTATAATGCTACTGCTCCGCAGCCACTGAGTAACTACGACTTTACAAAAATATTAGGAAAAGTGTTGCATCGCCCCACTTTTTTACCTATACCTTCTTTTATGATCAAACTGCTTTTTGGCGAAGGTTCAACGGTTTTACTTGATAGCAAAGAGGTTTACCCTAAGGCATTGCTTGAAAAAGGATTTACTTTTAAGTATGGCGAGTTAGAAAAATCCCTTATAAAGATTTTAGCCTAA
- a CDS encoding ABC transporter permease, whose translation MSFKFNFLLLDYGVRSLTRRAGKSFFIFFILSLLIFLLSSILMIADAIKLELSTTLKTLPQITLQRFVAGKQTDVPIERVDALLDIEGISAITPRVWGYYYFKPAGVNFSVVGVDAYEEQYSATLSKLTQSFDVKLLESENAMIVGVGVKKVLAENYYTDFFNFVTSEGKWQRVSIAGVFNSDLALESNDLIILPKKLAYAIFGMEKDKATDIMVKVANVKEIPTIVQKITTRFPDMRAITQDDIRVSYQNIFDYKSGFFLSLFSICAFAFFIIIYDKTSGLSSEEKKEIGILKAIGWSSDDILKEKFFESFIIAIGAFLVGIALSLFYVYGLQAPLLRNVFMGYSELKPAFALPFHLDFAMLFLLFLLSVPIYIAATLIPSWRASSLDADEVMR comes from the coding sequence GTGTCTTTTAAATTCAATTTTTTATTGTTAGATTACGGGGTTCGCTCTCTCACGCGCCGTGCGGGGAAAAGCTTTTTTATCTTTTTTATTTTAAGTTTGCTCATTTTTTTACTCTCTTCAATTTTGATGATAGCAGACGCTATTAAACTTGAACTGAGCACCACACTCAAAACGTTACCTCAAATTACACTTCAACGCTTTGTTGCGGGTAAGCAGACTGATGTACCGATAGAGAGAGTCGATGCACTTTTAGATATTGAAGGCATTAGTGCGATAACGCCTCGTGTGTGGGGATATTATTACTTCAAACCTGCAGGCGTAAATTTTTCCGTTGTTGGTGTGGATGCTTATGAAGAGCAGTACTCTGCTACGCTTTCTAAACTCACACAGAGTTTTGATGTGAAACTGCTTGAGAGTGAAAATGCCATGATCGTGGGTGTTGGTGTGAAAAAAGTCTTAGCGGAAAATTATTACACCGACTTTTTTAATTTCGTTACCAGCGAAGGAAAATGGCAACGCGTTTCGATCGCGGGTGTTTTTAATTCAGACCTTGCTTTAGAATCCAATGATCTGATTATTTTGCCTAAAAAATTGGCGTATGCTATTTTTGGAATGGAAAAAGACAAGGCCACCGACATTATGGTTAAAGTGGCTAATGTGAAAGAGATTCCTACCATCGTGCAGAAAATTACGACACGCTTTCCTGATATGCGCGCTATCACTCAAGATGACATTAGAGTCAGTTACCAAAATATTTTTGATTATAAAAGCGGCTTTTTCCTCTCCCTTTTTAGTATTTGTGCCTTTGCTTTTTTTATTATTATTTACGATAAAACAAGCGGCTTGAGTTCTGAAGAGAAGAAGGAAATCGGCATTTTAAAAGCGATTGGTTGGAGCAGTGATGATATTTTGAAAGAGAAGTTTTTTGAGAGTTTCATTATTGCTATAGGTGCTTTTTTAGTAGGGATTGCGTTATCTCTTTTTTACGTCTATGGCTTGCAAGCACCACTTTTGCGCAATGTATTCATGGGGTACTCCGAGCTTAAACCTGCTTTTGCATTGCCGTTTCATCTAGATTTTGCGATGCTTTTTCTACTGTTTCTCTTAAGTGTTCCCATTTACATCGCCGCCACTTTGATTCCTTCGTGGCGAGCTTCAAGTTTAGATGCTGATGAGGTGATGCGATGA
- a CDS encoding diguanylate cyclase domain-containing protein, which produces MNLKAKLFVFMTALFFLFSTFVWFYSDFLFESINEKWAERFIKKQVAFDKNRTLLPILRELSLTREMANEPDLQAMALHEDDPIVRQKGLDVLERYRLLFQDRSYFAVFVKTQHNYANNATNDFKGKEFRYTLSTSESNDAWFFKILGDNESFWVNVNKNMRLDSTKVWIDVVLESGNGQKVGIVGTGVDFERFLRESVGIEQEGVHNFLINKNFAVQLARDTTLIDYNSLTKANGEHKTIDLLFSKHDVEQIKKVINMLYLEPEKVETLWVNFEGSKHLLGIAYLKEIGWFNLTLIDPAELTLMKNITILPMLSLLFLVSLVCVGFTLNYLVLKPLSQLKASMKRIEHGDYSMDLSLPRGHDEIAGLSRQFNEMIAFVRSNNLALEDRIHERTLGLMQSEAKLNTILDTVEAFIYIKDTQYRYVYANKKTCDLFGVTLETLIGHEDCDFFDIETTQNIRKFDSEVIEYGRKVTREETNMSLQTGLSTTYLSTKIPLLNEDGTLYALCGISTDITERKKTEELVRELAFHDTLTHLPNRRMFDERFTFLLAQARRHHKWGAFLVIDLDNFKPLNDVFGHKAGDLLLTDVAARLNACVRQSDIVARFGGDEFIVALSDLSKNEENAKVEAMRVASKILFHVRAPYVLLLDEEEKKDKVITHECTASIGVTLFGYDKQHKEHIFSEADRAMYQAKQKGRNRIEFYKESV; this is translated from the coding sequence ATGAATCTTAAAGCAAAACTTTTTGTTTTCATGACAGCGCTTTTTTTCCTCTTTTCTACTTTTGTATGGTTTTATTCTGATTTTTTATTTGAAAGTATTAATGAAAAATGGGCGGAGCGGTTTATTAAAAAGCAGGTTGCTTTCGATAAAAACCGTACACTTCTTCCTATTTTAAGGGAGCTTTCACTCACAAGAGAGATGGCAAACGAACCTGATCTTCAAGCGATGGCACTGCATGAAGACGATCCTATTGTAAGGCAAAAAGGGTTAGACGTCTTAGAACGGTATCGTCTTTTATTTCAAGACCGAAGCTATTTTGCCGTTTTTGTCAAAACACAGCACAATTATGCCAACAATGCCACTAATGATTTTAAAGGTAAAGAGTTTCGCTATACACTCTCCACTTCTGAAAGTAATGACGCTTGGTTTTTTAAAATACTTGGAGACAATGAATCTTTTTGGGTGAATGTCAATAAAAACATGAGGTTAGACAGTACTAAAGTATGGATAGATGTTGTTCTTGAAAGTGGCAATGGTCAAAAAGTGGGAATTGTGGGTACTGGGGTTGATTTTGAGCGCTTTTTACGTGAGTCTGTTGGCATTGAACAAGAAGGTGTACACAATTTTCTTATCAACAAAAATTTTGCCGTTCAACTTGCTCGAGACACGACACTGATCGATTATAACAGCCTCACCAAAGCCAATGGGGAGCATAAAACCATTGATTTATTATTTTCAAAACATGATGTTGAGCAGATCAAAAAAGTTATTAATATGCTTTACCTTGAGCCAGAAAAAGTTGAGACATTGTGGGTCAATTTTGAAGGGAGTAAACATCTTTTAGGCATTGCGTATCTTAAAGAGATTGGATGGTTTAATCTAACGTTGATTGATCCAGCTGAACTAACATTGATGAAAAATATCACCATTCTTCCAATGCTTAGTCTTCTTTTTTTAGTTTCCCTTGTATGTGTTGGATTTACACTCAATTATTTGGTTTTAAAGCCTCTAAGTCAGCTGAAAGCATCGATGAAACGCATTGAGCATGGCGATTATTCTATGGATCTTTCATTGCCTCGTGGGCATGATGAGATTGCTGGGCTTTCACGTCAATTCAACGAGATGATTGCCTTTGTCCGCTCCAATAATCTAGCATTGGAAGATAGAATTCATGAGCGAACATTAGGGCTTATGCAAAGTGAAGCCAAACTCAATACGATTTTAGATACGGTAGAGGCTTTTATTTACATCAAAGATACGCAGTACCGTTATGTTTATGCCAATAAAAAAACGTGTGATCTGTTTGGTGTTACTTTGGAGACGCTTATAGGGCATGAAGATTGTGACTTTTTTGACATCGAAACAACTCAAAATATCCGTAAGTTTGATAGTGAAGTGATTGAGTACGGGCGCAAAGTGACGCGTGAAGAGACCAATATGAGTTTACAAACAGGACTGTCAACAACCTATCTTTCTACAAAAATTCCTTTGCTAAATGAAGATGGAACGCTTTACGCATTATGCGGTATCTCGACGGATATAACTGAGCGTAAAAAAACCGAAGAGCTGGTTCGCGAGCTTGCTTTTCATGACACTCTAACGCATCTTCCTAATCGGCGAATGTTTGATGAACGTTTTACGTTTCTATTGGCGCAAGCTAGGCGCCATCATAAATGGGGTGCATTTTTAGTGATTGATCTGGATAATTTCAAGCCACTCAATGATGTTTTCGGTCATAAAGCAGGTGATCTTTTACTCACAGATGTAGCAGCACGTCTCAATGCTTGTGTGCGCCAAAGTGATATTGTCGCTCGTTTTGGTGGTGATGAGTTTATTGTAGCTCTTAGTGATTTAAGCAAAAATGAAGAAAATGCTAAAGTCGAGGCGATGAGGGTGGCCTCTAAAATACTCTTTCATGTGAGAGCCCCTTATGTCCTCTTATTGGATGAAGAGGAGAAGAAGGATAAAGTCATTACTCATGAGTGTACTGCAAGCATAGGCGTAACTCTTTTTGGCTATGATAAACAGCACAAAGAGCATATTTTTAGTGAGGCAGATAGGGCAATGTACCAAGCCAAACAAAAAGGGCGAAATCGCATCGAGTTTTATAAGGAGAGTGTATGA
- a CDS encoding phosphoethanolamine transferase, with product MPFKFFASHSQRTILLLSLGMVSLYNITFFSKIFTYAMEEKNYFIALSAPFILMLMFICILNFLLLLTHKKLFRIFVSILIVAGAMSSYFIDTFGTVIDKNMFINVMQTDSAEVLDLFTPKLIIYLTCASALSFWVLFKAPISFSSYAKEFAQKALVGVLSLLLIVGLYMMVSKSYSSFFRNHHELKMYLNPAYPIASFSKFVYAKFKPKPEFKAIATDATRQSSEKKKLVVFILGETARAQNFSLGGYDVPTNPLLSKRDDIVYLQNFASCGTATAISVPCMFSKFGRNDWSDDKEYFENAVDVLAKTGVRIIWRDNNSGGDKEIAKRMSDVVQYGGQGFDEVLLKDFQKNIDARYEDTFIVLHQEGSHGPTYFKRYPDSFKKFTPTCDTQELDKCSHDQIVNTYNNTILYTDYIVNETINLLKVNEDKYDVTLVYFSDHGESLGENGVYLHGLPYMIAPEAQKHVPALFYFGDKTKRESLHVKANERFSQDNFFHTLLGLFAVKTSEYKPNLDLLH from the coding sequence ATGCCTTTTAAATTTTTTGCATCACACAGTCAACGAACCATTTTACTGCTCTCTTTGGGAATGGTTTCGCTCTACAACATTACCTTCTTCTCAAAAATTTTCACTTATGCGATGGAGGAAAAAAACTATTTCATCGCCCTCAGTGCCCCTTTTATTTTGATGCTTATGTTTATTTGCATTCTCAATTTTCTTCTACTGCTGACACATAAAAAGCTTTTTAGAATTTTTGTCTCTATCCTCATTGTCGCAGGAGCAATGTCGAGTTATTTTATCGATACCTTTGGAACGGTTATTGATAAAAATATGTTCATCAATGTCATGCAAACTGACAGTGCCGAAGTGCTTGACCTCTTTACGCCAAAACTCATCATTTATCTTACCTGTGCGAGTGCTCTTTCGTTTTGGGTACTTTTTAAAGCGCCCATCTCTTTTTCAAGCTACGCAAAAGAGTTTGCACAAAAAGCTCTTGTAGGGGTCCTTTCACTGCTACTGATTGTGGGACTTTATATGATGGTCAGTAAATCGTACAGCTCATTTTTTAGAAATCACCATGAACTCAAAATGTACCTTAACCCCGCTTATCCCATCGCTTCTTTTTCTAAATTTGTCTATGCTAAATTCAAACCAAAACCTGAATTTAAAGCGATTGCCACCGATGCAACACGCCAAAGTAGCGAAAAGAAAAAGCTGGTTGTCTTTATTTTAGGTGAAACAGCGCGTGCGCAAAACTTTTCACTGGGTGGCTATGACGTACCAACCAACCCACTTTTGTCAAAACGAGATGACATCGTTTATTTACAAAACTTCGCCTCTTGTGGTACGGCAACCGCTATTTCAGTGCCGTGTATGTTTTCTAAATTTGGCAGAAATGACTGGAGTGACGATAAAGAATACTTTGAAAATGCTGTCGACGTGCTGGCAAAAACAGGTGTTCGTATCATCTGGAGAGACAACAATTCAGGAGGCGACAAAGAGATCGCTAAACGCATGAGCGATGTTGTTCAATACGGTGGTCAAGGCTTCGATGAAGTATTGCTCAAAGATTTTCAAAAAAACATTGACGCACGCTACGAAGACACGTTTATCGTGCTTCATCAAGAAGGAAGTCATGGACCAACCTACTTTAAACGCTATCCCGATTCCTTTAAAAAGTTTACGCCAACCTGTGACACGCAAGAACTTGATAAATGTAGCCACGATCAAATCGTCAACACCTACAACAACACCATTCTCTATACCGATTACATCGTCAATGAGACCATCAACCTACTCAAAGTCAATGAGGACAAATACGACGTTACGCTGGTCTATTTTTCTGACCATGGCGAGTCACTCGGTGAAAATGGTGTTTACCTGCACGGACTGCCTTATATGATTGCTCCAGAAGCCCAAAAACACGTACCTGCACTCTTTTACTTTGGTGATAAAACCAAACGTGAATCTTTACATGTAAAAGCCAATGAGCGTTTTTCACAAGACAATTTCTTTCACACACTCTTGGGACTTTTTGCTGTTAAAACAAGTGAGTACAAGCCAAACTTAGACCTCTTGCACTAG
- a CDS encoding response regulator transcription factor, whose translation MKVLIVEDDTKIAAFLKKGLEEEYFCVDVCDNGEDAIYLAGINAYDVIILDIMINGLQGDDVCKKLREQKIAIPIIMLSAKSTISDKVNLLNLGADDYLTKPFSFDELLARIHVQLRKSDQKEPLLRVSDLELNPLTKAVRRAGESIALTAKEYVLLEYLIRHKNAIVEEHILEEQIFSMEQSIQSNIINVYMYRLRTKIDKNFDLKLIKTYRNQGYAISDATL comes from the coding sequence ATGAAAGTTTTGATCGTAGAAGATGATACCAAAATCGCCGCCTTTTTAAAAAAAGGGTTAGAAGAAGAGTACTTTTGCGTTGATGTGTGTGACAATGGCGAAGATGCCATCTACCTAGCGGGCATTAACGCGTACGATGTTATCATTCTTGACATCATGATCAACGGTCTTCAAGGCGATGATGTCTGCAAAAAGCTAAGAGAGCAGAAAATCGCTATTCCTATTATCATGCTCAGTGCCAAAAGCACTATTAGCGACAAAGTGAATTTGCTCAACCTAGGAGCGGATGATTATCTAACCAAGCCATTTAGTTTTGATGAACTTTTGGCGCGTATTCATGTGCAGTTACGTAAAAGTGATCAAAAAGAGCCTCTGCTTCGCGTGAGTGATCTTGAGCTAAATCCACTGACTAAAGCCGTTCGTCGTGCGGGAGAAAGTATTGCTTTGACGGCTAAGGAGTATGTGCTTTTAGAGTATCTTATACGTCATAAAAATGCCATTGTGGAAGAGCACATTTTAGAAGAACAAATTTTCAGTATGGAGCAAAGCATTCAAAGTAATATCATCAATGTTTACATGTACCGCTTGCGTACAAAAATTGATAAAAATTTTGATCTGAAACTGATTAAAACTTACCGCAATCAAGGATACGCTATCAGCGATGCAACACTTTAA
- the rarD gene encoding EamA family transporter RarD has protein sequence MNNLSKEAQGYIYAILAFTFWGLVPIYFKIISTVTATEILAHRIIWSVVLLFGVMLFGRQFGTFKLLVKDISKIKYLVLSALLVSTNWLVFIWAVEHSMIAESSLGYYINPLVNFALGILVFKDRPTFWQKIAIALAFIAIFYQIITLGSVPIVSLMLAFSFAFYGLIRKQVNLPALSGLYIETLILFPLALLYFGYLVFTAQNAFVFPPNAISWLLMLAGVITVIPLLWFNAAATRLSLIHIGFFQYIGPTVSFLLAIFVYDEILLPEKLTSFVLIWIALAIFSIDGYLKKRRVKEV, from the coding sequence ATGAATAATCTCTCAAAAGAGGCACAAGGATACATTTACGCTATTTTAGCGTTTACATTTTGGGGTTTGGTGCCCATCTACTTTAAAATTATCTCAACAGTCACAGCAACCGAAATCCTAGCACACCGCATTATTTGGTCCGTTGTCTTACTCTTTGGTGTGATGCTTTTTGGTCGCCAATTTGGCACATTTAAACTACTGGTAAAAGATATATCCAAGATCAAATATCTTGTCCTCTCCGCGCTATTGGTTTCAACCAATTGGCTCGTTTTTATCTGGGCCGTGGAACATAGTATGATTGCAGAATCAAGCTTGGGTTACTACATCAACCCCTTAGTCAATTTTGCGCTTGGAATACTTGTCTTCAAAGACCGCCCTACTTTTTGGCAAAAAATTGCTATTGCTTTAGCCTTTATCGCCATTTTTTATCAAATCATCACGCTAGGCTCTGTGCCGATTGTTTCGCTTATGCTGGCATTTAGTTTTGCTTTTTACGGGCTTATTCGTAAACAGGTCAATCTTCCTGCCCTAAGTGGACTTTACATAGAAACACTTATTTTATTTCCTTTAGCACTGCTCTACTTTGGTTATTTAGTCTTTACAGCACAAAATGCGTTTGTCTTTCCACCCAATGCCATTTCATGGCTCTTAATGCTTGCAGGTGTCATTACGGTTATTCCTCTGCTTTGGTTTAATGCTGCGGCTACAAGGCTATCACTCATCCATATAGGCTTTTTCCAGTACATCGGACCGACCGTTTCCTTTTTGTTAGCAATTTTTGTTTATGATGAGATTTTACTTCCAGAAAAATTGACCAGTTTTGTGCTCATTTGGATTGCACTTGCCATCTTTAGCATTGATGGTTACCTGAAAAAAAGACGCGTTAAAGAGGTCTAG
- a CDS encoding ABC transporter ATP-binding protein — MIWVQEVSKSFIQGDENVHALHSISLHVKKAECVVLKGSSGSGKSTLLSLIAGLSQPTSGEVRVDSKEISKLPEHFSAALRRQKIGFIFQKYHLIAHLSVLENVMAPLIPENLPLHVLESKAKAVMEQCGIAHKAGMRVNRLSGGEQQRVAIARALINDPLVILADEPTANLDEKLSRELIASLEKLKQSGVTLLIATHDPLFFDLAFVDHVVEIKNGEIVV, encoded by the coding sequence ATGATTTGGGTTCAAGAGGTAAGTAAAAGCTTCATTCAAGGCGATGAGAACGTTCATGCGTTGCATAGTATATCTTTACATGTAAAGAAAGCAGAGTGCGTGGTACTTAAAGGATCAAGCGGTAGTGGCAAAAGTACTTTACTCTCTTTAATAGCAGGGCTCTCTCAGCCAACGAGCGGTGAAGTGCGTGTAGATAGTAAAGAAATTTCTAAATTACCAGAGCATTTTAGTGCTGCCCTTAGACGCCAGAAAATTGGGTTTATTTTTCAAAAATACCACCTTATAGCACATCTTAGCGTTCTTGAGAATGTCATGGCTCCTTTGATTCCTGAGAACCTTCCTTTACATGTACTCGAGAGCAAAGCCAAAGCAGTGATGGAGCAGTGTGGCATTGCGCACAAAGCTGGGATGCGTGTGAACCGTCTTTCTGGAGGAGAACAACAACGTGTGGCAATCGCACGTGCCTTGATCAATGATCCTTTAGTCATTTTAGCCGATGAGCCAACCGCCAATCTCGACGAAAAACTCTCTCGTGAGCTTATAGCCTCTCTTGAGAAACTCAAACAAAGTGGCGTGACACTCCTCATTGCAACACACGATCCGCTCTTTTTTGACCTTGCGTTTGTTGACCATGTTGTTGAGATTAAAAATGGTGAGATTGTGGTATGA